In Thermococcus thioreducens, a genomic segment contains:
- the mntA gene encoding type VII toxin-antitoxin system MntA family adenylyltransferase antitoxin yields MNIWNAVGKILELGGKRVKFVILFGSQSRGEARKDSDVDLCVYYEGSPKDAFKFRMLVLGSLPENYDVQIFQLLPVYLKKECLKGKVLFCRDETFLYDLAYETLKEWEDFRRYYYDYLGLEAIE; encoded by the coding sequence ATGAACATTTGGAATGCCGTTGGAAAAATCCTTGAGCTTGGGGGAAAGAGGGTGAAGTTCGTAATTCTCTTTGGCTCCCAATCCAGAGGTGAGGCTCGAAAGGACAGTGACGTAGACCTGTGCGTTTACTACGAGGGAAGTCCCAAGGATGCATTTAAATTCCGGATGCTCGTCCTTGGAAGCCTTCCCGAGAATTATGACGTTCAGATTTTTCAGCTCCTGCCGGTTTATCTCAAGAAGGAGTGCCTCAAGGGTAAAGTCCTCTTCTGCAGAGACGAGACTTTTCTATACGACCTTGCCTACGAAACGCTCAAGGAGTGGGAGGATTTCAGGAGATACTACTACGACTACCTTGGGCTGGAGGCGATAGAATGA
- the hepT gene encoding type VII toxin-antitoxin system HepT family RNase toxin, whose translation MRVEVIRSKIEGILESLRLIEENLPDDFEDFESLGIVKDGIYKRAEFAIQNVIDICAVINSDLRITMPEREEDVFEGLVRAGIIPEGMAHKLRLMKGFRNILVHRYGRINDRLAFEVLHEHLKDIYEFIEVIENFLEGQG comes from the coding sequence ATGAGGGTCGAGGTCATACGCTCCAAGATTGAAGGGATACTTGAGAGTCTCAGGCTTATTGAGGAAAACCTCCCGGATGATTTTGAGGACTTCGAATCGCTTGGTATAGTCAAGGACGGAATTTACAAGCGGGCTGAATTTGCGATTCAGAACGTCATTGACATATGTGCTGTAATAAACTCCGACCTGAGGATCACAATGCCGGAAAGGGAGGAGGACGTTTTTGAAGGGCTTGTGCGCGCCGGGATAATTCCTGAGGGGATGGCCCACAAGCTCAGGCTGATGAAGGGCTTTCGCAACATCCTTGTCCACAGATATGGGAGGATTAATGATAGACTGGCCTTTGAAGTCCTCCACGAGCATCTTAAAGACATTTACGAATTCATTGAGGTAATAGAGAATTTCTTGGAGGGTCAAGGATGA
- a CDS encoding mevalonate kinase: MRVLASAPAKIILFGEHSVVYGKPAIAAAIDLRTYVWAEFNDRGAIKIEAKDIRVPGLTVSFSEDEIYFESDYGKAAEVLSYVRQAIELVREEADANGKGITVSITSQIPVGAGLGSSAAVAVATIGAVSKLLGLELSNEEIGKLGHKVELLVQGASSGIDPTVSAIGGFIHYEKGNFEHLPFMELPIVVGYTGSSGSTKELVAMVRRTYEEMPEVIEPVLIAMGKIVEKAREVITSDLDDEIRFAQLGRLMNINHGLLDAIGVSTKKLSELVYAARVAGAIGAKITGAGGGGCMYALAPENQSEVATAITIAGGTPMITRISREGLRIEEVLS, translated from the coding sequence ATGAGGGTTCTGGCATCCGCTCCGGCTAAAATTATACTCTTCGGCGAGCATAGCGTCGTCTACGGTAAGCCTGCCATTGCCGCGGCCATAGACCTCAGGACCTACGTGTGGGCGGAGTTCAACGATAGGGGTGCGATAAAGATAGAGGCCAAGGACATCCGCGTTCCTGGTTTAACCGTTTCCTTCTCCGAGGACGAGATTTACTTCGAGAGCGACTACGGCAAAGCTGCCGAGGTTCTCAGCTACGTCCGTCAGGCGATAGAGCTGGTGAGGGAGGAGGCCGATGCTAATGGGAAAGGGATTACAGTCTCGATAACGTCCCAGATTCCTGTTGGTGCCGGCCTCGGTTCTTCCGCCGCCGTGGCTGTGGCGACAATCGGGGCCGTCTCGAAGCTCCTGGGCCTTGAGCTGAGCAACGAGGAGATAGGAAAGCTGGGCCATAAGGTCGAACTCCTCGTCCAGGGGGCATCGAGCGGTATAGACCCAACGGTTTCAGCCATAGGCGGCTTCATCCACTACGAAAAAGGGAACTTCGAACACCTGCCCTTCATGGAGCTGCCCATAGTCGTCGGCTACACGGGTTCGAGCGGCTCAACAAAGGAGCTCGTCGCGATGGTGAGGAGAACCTACGAGGAGATGCCCGAGGTCATAGAGCCAGTGCTCATAGCGATGGGCAAGATAGTCGAGAAAGCCCGGGAAGTAATAACCTCGGACCTCGATGACGAAATCCGCTTTGCCCAGCTCGGCAGGCTCATGAACATCAACCATGGGCTTTTGGATGCCATTGGGGTTTCAACGAAAAAGCTCAGCGAGCTGGTCTATGCCGCGAGGGTTGCGGGAGCGATAGGGGCAAAGATAACCGGCGCCGGTGGCGGTGGCTGTATGTACGCCTTGGCTCCCGAGAACCAGAGCGAAGTGGCAACGGCAATAACCATAGCCGGCGGGACGCCGATGATAACGAGGATAAGCCGCGAAGGGTTGAGGATAGAGGAGGTTCTGTCATGA
- the fni gene encoding type 2 isopentenyl-diphosphate Delta-isomerase yields the protein MQAFDREELTIIRKFEHIEHCLKRNVQAHVSNGFEDVHFVHMSLPEIDKEEIDLGVEFLGRKFDYPIFIAGMTGGTKGSQLAGKINKTLAKAAQELNIPMGVGSQRAMIRKPETWESYYVRDVAPDVFLVGNLGAPQFAETMPDRYGIDEALKAVETIQADALAIHMNPLQESVQPEGDTQYRGVLKALAELKAEFPYPIIAKETGAGVSMEVAIRLESIGIDAIDVGGLGGTSWSAVEYYRAKDEMGRNLALKFWDWGIKTSISVAEVRYSTELPIIATGGMRDGITMAKALAMGATFAGVALPLLKPAVKGDVEGVIKVLRRYIEEIRNAMFLVGARNVEELRRVPLVVTGFTREWLEQRIDLVEFLRTRQRKA from the coding sequence ATGCAGGCTTTCGATAGGGAGGAGCTCACGATCATCAGGAAGTTTGAGCACATCGAGCACTGCCTGAAGAGAAACGTTCAGGCCCACGTTTCCAACGGTTTTGAGGATGTGCACTTCGTCCACATGAGCCTTCCCGAGATAGACAAGGAGGAAATAGACCTGGGTGTCGAGTTTCTCGGGCGGAAGTTCGATTACCCAATTTTCATAGCCGGAATGACCGGCGGAACAAAAGGCTCCCAGCTCGCCGGAAAGATAAACAAGACTTTAGCGAAGGCCGCCCAGGAGCTTAACATCCCGATGGGCGTTGGAAGCCAGAGGGCGATGATAAGGAAGCCCGAGACGTGGGAGAGCTACTACGTCCGCGACGTTGCCCCGGACGTCTTTCTCGTCGGCAACCTTGGGGCGCCGCAGTTTGCCGAGACAATGCCTGACAGGTACGGCATTGATGAGGCTTTAAAGGCCGTCGAGACGATTCAGGCGGACGCTCTGGCGATCCACATGAACCCGCTCCAGGAGAGCGTCCAGCCGGAGGGCGACACGCAGTACAGGGGTGTCCTGAAGGCCCTCGCCGAGCTTAAGGCCGAGTTCCCCTATCCGATTATAGCGAAGGAAACCGGTGCTGGCGTTTCGATGGAGGTCGCGATAAGGCTTGAGAGCATCGGTATAGATGCCATCGACGTCGGCGGCCTCGGTGGAACGAGCTGGAGCGCGGTCGAGTACTACCGCGCCAAGGATGAGATGGGCAGGAACCTCGCCTTGAAGTTCTGGGATTGGGGGATTAAGACCTCAATAAGCGTCGCCGAGGTCAGGTATTCAACCGAGCTGCCGATCATAGCCACCGGCGGAATGCGCGACGGGATAACGATGGCAAAGGCCTTAGCGATGGGTGCGACCTTCGCCGGCGTTGCCCTGCCTCTCCTCAAGCCAGCTGTAAAGGGCGACGTTGAGGGCGTCATCAAGGTTCTCAGGCGCTACATCGAGGAGATAAGGAACGCTATGTTCCTCGTTGGGGCCAGAAACGTCGAGGAGCTCAGAAGGGTCCCGCTCGTGGTCACAGGATTCACGAGGGAGTGGCTTGAGCAGAGGATTGACTTAGTTGAGTTTCTCAGGACAAGGCAGAGGAAAGCTTAA
- a CDS encoding isopentenyl phosphate kinase has product MIIVKIGGSVFSDKKGEPENFDHETVRSIAREIAKFYPREDFIIVHGGGSFGHHYAKKYGIREGLPEDWDTANFRRIGFTETHQAMLRANANFIKAFIREGLPAFSVSTSSVFITENGEVVYGDLEIIERLLELRFIPVLFGDVSIDLAKGIDILSGDQIITYLAKMLEPEKVIFLMDVDGIYDGKPGEGGLIQNLPKGDIEALLERLHCTSAGTDVTGGICNKLREAKKIAEHSEVWFVNGKVPGRLGGAIRGDGFGTRINIGI; this is encoded by the coding sequence ATGATAATCGTCAAAATCGGTGGCAGTGTCTTCAGCGACAAGAAAGGTGAACCGGAGAACTTTGACCATGAGACCGTGAGAAGCATAGCCAGGGAGATAGCCAAATTCTATCCCCGTGAGGACTTCATCATCGTCCACGGCGGCGGGAGTTTTGGCCACCATTACGCCAAGAAATACGGAATCAGAGAAGGCCTTCCGGAGGACTGGGATACCGCCAACTTCAGGAGGATAGGCTTCACCGAGACCCATCAGGCCATGCTCCGGGCAAACGCGAACTTTATCAAAGCCTTCATCCGCGAGGGTCTGCCGGCCTTCTCGGTCTCGACATCGTCCGTCTTCATAACCGAGAACGGTGAAGTTGTTTACGGTGACCTTGAGATAATCGAAAGGCTCCTTGAGCTCAGGTTCATTCCCGTTCTCTTCGGCGATGTCTCCATAGACCTCGCAAAGGGCATAGACATACTCTCCGGCGACCAGATCATCACCTACCTCGCCAAGATGCTTGAGCCGGAGAAGGTGATATTCCTAATGGACGTTGACGGGATCTACGATGGCAAACCCGGTGAGGGGGGACTGATTCAAAACCTCCCCAAAGGGGATATAGAGGCTCTCCTCGAAAGGCTCCACTGCACCTCAGCGGGAACCGACGTCACCGGCGGAATCTGCAACAAGCTGAGGGAGGCGAAGAAGATAGCGGAGCACTCGGAGGTCTGGTTCGTCAACGGGAAGGTTCCGGGAAGGCTGGGCGGGGCGATAAGGGGCGACGGCTTTGGGACGAGAATTAACATTGGGATTTAG